Proteins encoded in a region of the Hirundo rustica isolate bHirRus1 chromosome 10, bHirRus1.pri.v3, whole genome shotgun sequence genome:
- the POLR2H gene encoding DNA-directed RNA polymerases I, II, and III subunit RPABC3, producing the protein MAGILFEDIFDVKDIDPEGKKFDRVSRLHCESESFKMDLILDVNIQIYPVDLGDKFRLVIASTLYEDGTLDDGEYNPTDDRPSRADQFEYVMYGKVYRIEGDETSTEAATRLSAYVSYGGLLMRLQGDANNLHGFEVDSRVYLLMKKLAF; encoded by the exons ATGGCCGGGATCCTCTTCGAGGACATCTTCGACGTGAAGGACATCGACCCAGAGGGCAAGAAGTTCGACCGCG tGTCGCGCCTGCACTGCGAGAGCGAGTCCTTCAAGATGGATCTCATCCTGGACGTGAACATCCAGATATATCCCGTGGACCTGG GGGACAAATTCCGCCTGGTCATTGCTAGCACCTTGTATGAGGATGGCACTTTGGATGACGGCGAGTACAACCCCACGGATGACCGGCCATCGAG GGCGGACCAGTTTGAGTACGTGATGTACGGCAAGGTGTACCGGATCGAGGGGGACGAGACCTCCACGGAGGCGGCCACGCGCCT CTCTGCCTATGTGTCCTACGGGGGACTGCTCATGCGGCTGCAGGGGGACGCAAACAACCTGCACGGGTTTGAGGTGGACTCTCGCGTTTACCTGCTGATGAAGAAGTTGGCCTTCTAG
- the THPO gene encoding thrombopoietin has protein sequence MQGRSPQLSMELNRLLLLTSFLLHVKEDHASPTRLVCDNRLIQKYIAEAKDMEKRVDQCQALPALSCPAVLPLVDFTFQQWKSKSNETKRREILCDLALLVGAAAGAQGQVSDECGARQLSQLYRHANSFFLLLQTFSWEAGHWEQSCSPHSIEQTHITSIFLTYRKLVQGKLRFFFHDLAKVLCKQGQGDGRDPPCGA, from the exons ATGCAGGGCCGAAGCCCCCAGCTGAGCATGGAGCTGAACA gactgCTCCTCCTCACATCCTTCCTCCTGCACGTGAAAGAGGACCATGCCAGCCCAACACGGCTGGTCTGTGACAACAGGCTTATCCAGAAATACATCGCGGAGGCCAAGGACATGGAAAAGAGAGTG GAccagtgccaggccctgcctgcACTCAGCTGCCCCGCAGTGCTGCCCTTGGTGGACTTCACTTTCCAGCAGTGGAAATCCAAATCg AACGAGACCAAGCGGCGGGAGATCCTGTGTGACCTGGCCCTGCTGGTGGGTGCTGCGGCAGGGGCCCAGGGCCAGGTGAGCGATGAGTGCGGCGCCAGGCAGCTGAGCCAGCTTTACCGACACGCCAACtccttcttcctgctcctgcagaccTTCAGCTGGGAG GCAGGacactgggagcagagctgctccccacacTCCATTGAGCAGACCCACATCACCAGCATTTTCCTCACCTACCGGAAGCTGGTACAGGGCAAGCTGCGCTTCTTCTTCCACGACCTGGCCAAGGTCTTGTGCAAGCAAGGCCAGGGGGATGGCAGAGACCCTCCATGTGGGGCCTGA